A region from the uncultured Draconibacterium sp. genome encodes:
- a CDS encoding c-type cytochrome, producing MKNYKSNLLFLGTLCLVLFTISCTNSQKPAQEEIALTGDELVAKGEYLVTVMGCNDCHSPKQLGPRGPELIPELLLSGYPAERPIMSFDTTLTNKGFAVFYPDLTASAGPWGMSFAANLTPDATGIGTWTEEQFNKAMKEGKFKGLDGTRRLLPPMPVENFTNIKDEDLKAIFAYLKSINPVKNAVPAAIPPGEM from the coding sequence ATGAAAAATTACAAGTCGAATCTGCTGTTTTTAGGAACTTTATGTCTCGTTCTTTTTACGATATCGTGCACCAATTCGCAAAAACCTGCTCAGGAAGAAATAGCGTTAACCGGCGACGAGTTGGTAGCCAAAGGTGAATACCTGGTAACTGTAATGGGTTGTAACGATTGTCATTCGCCTAAACAACTTGGACCACGCGGACCAGAACTTATTCCGGAATTACTTTTATCGGGCTACCCTGCAGAGCGTCCGATTATGAGTTTTGACACCACTCTAACAAACAAGGGTTTTGCTGTTTTTTACCCCGATTTAACGGCAAGTGCAGGGCCCTGGGGAATGTCTTTTGCAGCCAACTTAACACCCGATGCAACTGGCATTGGCACCTGGACCGAAGAACAGTTTAACAAAGCCATGAAAGAAGGTAAGTTTAAGGGTTTAGACGGGACACGACGTTTATTACCACCGATGCCCGTTGAAAACTTCACCAACATTAAAGATGAAGATTTAAAAGCAATATTCGCCTATTTGAAAAGCATAAATCCGGTTAAAAATGCTGTACCGGCAGCTATTCCTCCCGGCGAAATGTAA
- a CDS encoding 16S rRNA (uracil(1498)-N(3))-methyltransferase: MQLFYVPQISGAEVILNETESKHAIRVLRLTIGSQLTLVDGRGGVYQAEITDASPKKCKLNVTETVLDFGKKDFKLHIAIAPTKNIDRFEWFLEKCTEFGIDEITPILSEHSERKTIKPERLEKILIAAMKQSVKAYLPKLNELTRFADLLQHAGCTNKFIAHCNKGEKLHLKKAIHKGDSVLILIGPEGDFSPEEVLDAKAHGFQEISLGDARLRTETAGIAACHIVNLAND; encoded by the coding sequence ATGCAATTATTTTATGTTCCGCAAATTTCGGGAGCCGAAGTTATTTTGAACGAAACCGAATCAAAACATGCCATTCGGGTACTTCGCTTAACCATTGGTTCGCAGCTTACGCTGGTAGATGGCAGGGGGGGGGTTTACCAGGCTGAAATAACAGATGCCAGTCCGAAAAAGTGTAAATTGAATGTTACAGAAACGGTACTTGATTTTGGCAAAAAAGATTTCAAACTTCATATTGCAATTGCTCCGACAAAAAACATCGACCGATTCGAATGGTTTCTTGAAAAATGCACAGAATTTGGTATCGACGAGATTACCCCTATCCTATCAGAACATTCTGAACGAAAAACAATTAAACCGGAACGTCTGGAAAAGATTCTGATTGCGGCTATGAAGCAATCCGTAAAAGCATACCTGCCCAAATTAAACGAACTTACCAGGTTTGCAGACCTGTTGCAACATGCCGGCTGCACAAATAAATTTATTGCACACTGTAATAAGGGCGAAAAACTACACCTTAAAAAGGCAATTCACAAAGGCGATTCTGTACTTATACTTATTGGCCCTGAAGGTGATTTTTCGCCGGAAGAAGTACTGGATGCCAAAGCACATGGTTTTCAGGAAATATCCCTGGGCGATGCACGTTTGCGCACCGAAACAGCTGGTATTGCAGCATGCCATATTGTAAACCTTGCCAACGATTAG
- a CDS encoding S46 family peptidase, producing the protein MMKKSFLILFLIVSVFKLSAKEGMWIPILLEKYNLAEMQEMGFKLSADDIYHVNHSSMKDAVVIFGGGCTGELISDEGLLITNHHCGYRQIQSHSTVEHDYLTNGFWAMNKEEELPNERLTVSFLEYMQDVSEKVYAETESLGGEEKDKKISANIDDIIKGAQENGKFKASVKPLFYGNQYFLYVYKVYKDVRLVGAPPSAIGKFGGDTDNWMWPRHTGDFSIFRIYADKNNEPAEYSPDNVPFKPKKFFPVSMKGVKPGDFTMVFGNPGSTMQYWPHQAVDITMHQRNPDRIMLRDKKLQIIGNDMESDAKIRIQYAAKYAGISNAWKKWQGETKGLQRLDAVNRKLDYENEFKNWAQSNRRWDSEYKTVFEAFKTDYDKYARYIKAYDYYSEVVFRGVELFRQARTLNSIINNAENKQTEKVETMRSAMLKGLPRFYKDFNQPTDEALFAALLPMLVNGLDDNFLPAELTEVLAKYRGEKLVQKVYRKSVLADQQKLADLLENGSDKQLLKLRKDPIVLLFNKLNFKYETEILPEVNAISKSINKNMKVYMAGLMEMKKDEAFYPDANLTLRVAYGKVEGYEPKDGVKYKHFTTLSGIMEKDNPDIYDYDVPNRLKELYEQKDFGNYQVNGDVPVCFTASNHTTGGNSGSPVVNGNGELIGVNFDRCWEGTMSDIMFDPDRCRNISLDIRYALFIIDKFAGAGYLLDEMEIRK; encoded by the coding sequence ATGATGAAGAAAAGCTTTCTAATTTTATTCCTGATCGTAAGTGTTTTTAAGCTCTCTGCTAAAGAGGGGATGTGGATTCCGATTCTGTTGGAAAAATATAACCTGGCAGAAATGCAGGAGATGGGATTTAAACTTTCGGCAGATGATATTTACCATGTGAATCACTCGAGCATGAAAGATGCTGTAGTGATTTTTGGGGGTGGATGTACCGGCGAACTCATTTCAGATGAAGGTTTGCTGATAACCAACCACCACTGTGGATATCGGCAGATTCAATCGCACAGTACCGTGGAGCACGACTATTTAACCAATGGTTTTTGGGCCATGAATAAGGAGGAAGAGTTGCCTAACGAGCGGTTAACTGTAAGCTTTTTGGAATACATGCAGGACGTGTCGGAAAAAGTTTATGCAGAAACAGAATCGTTGGGAGGCGAAGAAAAAGATAAAAAGATTAGCGCAAATATTGATGACATTATTAAAGGAGCCCAGGAAAACGGAAAATTTAAAGCTTCGGTAAAACCTCTTTTCTATGGGAATCAATATTTTCTGTATGTGTATAAAGTGTACAAGGATGTACGTCTGGTTGGGGCGCCTCCATCGGCAATCGGTAAATTTGGAGGCGATACCGACAACTGGATGTGGCCTCGTCATACCGGCGACTTTTCTATCTTCCGTATTTATGCCGACAAGAACAACGAGCCGGCTGAATATTCGCCTGATAATGTGCCTTTTAAACCCAAAAAGTTTTTCCCGGTATCGATGAAAGGAGTTAAACCTGGCGATTTTACAATGGTTTTTGGCAATCCGGGTAGCACTATGCAGTACTGGCCACATCAGGCCGTTGATATTACAATGCACCAACGCAACCCAGACCGAATAATGCTTCGCGACAAAAAGTTGCAAATAATTGGTAACGACATGGAGTCGGATGCAAAAATACGTATCCAGTATGCTGCAAAATATGCAGGAATTAGTAATGCCTGGAAAAAATGGCAGGGTGAGACAAAAGGCTTACAAAGACTTGATGCTGTGAACCGAAAACTGGACTACGAAAATGAGTTTAAAAATTGGGCCCAAAGCAACAGACGCTGGGATTCGGAATACAAAACTGTATTTGAGGCCTTTAAAACGGATTATGACAAATATGCGCGGTACATAAAAGCCTACGATTATTATTCGGAGGTGGTATTCAGAGGTGTTGAATTGTTTCGACAAGCGCGTACCTTAAATTCAATTATTAATAATGCCGAGAATAAGCAAACCGAAAAAGTTGAAACCATGCGTTCTGCCATGCTTAAAGGACTACCTCGATTTTACAAGGATTTTAATCAGCCAACCGATGAAGCACTGTTTGCTGCACTGCTGCCTATGCTCGTAAATGGGCTGGATGATAATTTTCTTCCAGCCGAATTGACTGAAGTGCTTGCCAAATATAGGGGAGAGAAACTGGTGCAAAAAGTTTATCGTAAATCAGTACTGGCAGATCAGCAAAAGCTAGCCGATTTACTCGAAAATGGCAGCGACAAGCAGCTGCTTAAACTACGCAAAGATCCAATTGTGCTGCTTTTCAATAAATTGAATTTTAAGTACGAAACGGAAATTTTACCGGAAGTAAATGCTATTAGCAAATCGATTAATAAAAATATGAAGGTTTATATGGCAGGGCTTATGGAAATGAAAAAAGACGAGGCTTTTTACCCCGATGCCAATTTAACCTTGCGTGTTGCGTATGGCAAAGTTGAAGGTTACGAACCCAAGGATGGCGTGAAATACAAGCATTTTACTACCCTTAGCGGAATTATGGAAAAAGACAATCCTGATATTTACGATTATGATGTACCCAACAGGCTAAAAGAATTATATGAACAAAAAGACTTTGGTAATTACCAGGTAAACGGAGATGTTCCGGTGTGTTTTACCGCTTCAAACCATACTACCGGTGGTAATTCGGGTAGTCCGGTGGTGAATGGAAATGGCGAATTAATTGGGGTTAATTTTGATCGGTGCTGGGAAGGTACCATGAGTGATATAATGTTCGATCCCGATCGCTGTCGGAACATTTCGCTCGATATTAGGTATGCTCTGTTTATTATCGATAAATTTGCCGGAGCCGGCTATTTACTTGACGAAATGGAAATTCGGAAATAA
- a CDS encoding metallophosphoesterase family protein: protein MKRIGLLSDTHGFIHPRLFNFFANVDEIWHAGDFGNIETADKLAEIKPLRAVYGNIDGQDVRVVHPLHQRFRCEDVDVWMTHIGGYPGRYERYVKPDIFTNPPDLFISGHSHILKVIYDKKLDFLHMNPGAAGYKGFHKVCTALRFVIDGANIRDLEIWEMPRQEAVLDL, encoded by the coding sequence ATGAAACGAATCGGATTGCTGTCGGATACCCACGGGTTTATTCATCCCCGCTTATTTAATTTTTTTGCAAATGTGGATGAAATATGGCATGCCGGCGATTTTGGTAACATTGAAACGGCCGATAAACTGGCGGAAATAAAACCATTACGAGCGGTTTATGGTAATATTGATGGGCAGGATGTTCGGGTAGTGCACCCTTTGCACCAGCGATTTAGGTGCGAAGATGTTGATGTATGGATGACACATATTGGTGGTTATCCCGGGCGTTACGAACGCTATGTAAAACCCGATATTTTTACCAATCCGCCTGATCTTTTTATTAGCGGACATTCGCATATTTTGAAAGTGATTTACGATAAGAAACTCGATTTTTTGCACATGAATCCTGGTGCTGCTGGTTACAAAGGTTTCCATAAAGTATGTACAGCCCTGCGTTTTGTTATTGATGGGGCAAACATTCGGGATTTGGAGATTTGGGAAATGCCGCGTCAGGAGGCGGTGCTCGATTTATAA
- a CDS encoding ATP-binding cassette domain-containing protein, which yields MHKHTAINGNDLSMNSPFIKALLKGENNEYFPELKGKKGVLYSNTTLAQFIEEEFRHDNFVLGGQSGRSIRSFSSGEQKKALLDYLLHKSPDFIVLDNPFDALDTSSVNQLKRRLLNISRQMPVIQVFKRKADLLPFINHAMRLHMGEVVFSGGVASYLRKYEQNKEEHFCTAIPAPLHQITEEFRVIAKFTDVSVSYNSRPILSKINWTIQAGEFWQLKGPNGSGKTTLLTMINGDNPKAFGQNIELFGRKKGTGESVWEIKKRIGYFTPSMMDLFTRRHTAMQMVISGFHDSIGLYQRPSEGELTVARRWLDLIHLSDYANMPFIELTQVQRRMVLIARAMIKHPPLLILDEPSTGLDDQSAALLSALINKIASESQSAILYVSHRLEPDLQPQFIYQLIPGKNGSLGEKIEH from the coding sequence ATGCATAAACACACCGCAATAAATGGAAACGATTTGTCGATGAATTCCCCTTTTATAAAAGCACTGTTAAAAGGAGAAAACAACGAATACTTTCCCGAATTAAAGGGGAAAAAGGGGGTGCTTTATTCCAACACTACACTCGCACAATTTATTGAAGAAGAATTCAGGCACGATAATTTTGTTTTGGGCGGACAGAGCGGGCGAAGTATCCGTTCATTTTCAAGTGGCGAGCAAAAAAAGGCCTTACTGGATTACCTTCTGCATAAAAGTCCTGATTTTATTGTTCTTGATAATCCTTTTGATGCCTTGGATACAAGTTCGGTAAATCAACTAAAAAGACGCTTACTTAATATTAGCCGGCAAATGCCGGTTATTCAGGTTTTTAAACGTAAGGCTGACCTTTTGCCTTTTATTAACCATGCCATGCGCCTTCATATGGGTGAAGTAGTTTTTTCAGGCGGGGTAGCGTCTTATCTCAGAAAATATGAACAAAATAAGGAGGAGCACTTTTGTACTGCTATTCCGGCCCCTTTACATCAAATAACTGAGGAATTTCGGGTAATTGCCAAATTTACAGATGTGTCGGTTAGCTATAATAGTCGCCCGATATTATCAAAAATAAACTGGACAATCCAGGCAGGAGAGTTTTGGCAGTTAAAGGGGCCAAATGGTTCAGGGAAAACCACGTTGTTAACCATGATTAATGGCGATAATCCAAAAGCATTCGGACAGAATATTGAACTGTTTGGTAGAAAAAAGGGTACAGGCGAAAGTGTGTGGGAAATAAAAAAGCGAATTGGATATTTTACACCTTCCATGATGGATTTATTTACACGCCGCCATACAGCCATGCAGATGGTAATTTCCGGTTTTCACGATTCCATTGGCCTTTATCAGCGGCCATCTGAAGGTGAATTAACAGTAGCCCGCCGGTGGCTCGACCTTATCCACCTTTCAGATTACGCCAATATGCCGTTTATCGAGCTAACGCAAGTGCAGAGAAGGATGGTGCTAATTGCACGGGCAATGATTAAACATCCGCCTTTGTTAATTCTGGATGAACCATCAACAGGGCTTGACGACCAGAGTGCGGCCTTGCTTTCTGCTTTAATTAATAAAATTGCAAGCGAGAGCCAAAGTGCTATTCTTTATGTTTCGCATCGACTGGAACCTGATTTGCAACCACAATTCATTTACCAATTAATTCCAGGTAAAAACGGGTCGCTGGGTGAAAAAATTGAGCATTAA
- a CDS encoding histidine kinase N-terminal 7TM domain-containing protein, translating into MFDFLPLNSIIQLITAIAAIGTIGLLWKFRQTFEVRFLIFLELFVAIWAISYALEFSTSELQEKLFFSQLSYLGIAFIPVCFFFFTTSFSQKFHLVSKRNIILTLIVPIVTLILVFSNPLHHLIWQDYRIDSSTNILHYEHGFWFWIFYVYTFVLIVYGIFNLISSISHFTSFYRKQIRILLIAAFIPVIANLMYVFKLNPFPGFDWTPVSFVLTGLVIALGIFRYKIFELIPLAQEKLLDTMNDGVMVVNANGIIEAANPALLKIFHLNKKETIHTPFQLIFQNYPEILKMPDSGNDKHIDLKLNEANETRFYQIKLSTIVNQLGQLNGHLFIFNDITSIRAAEQKLKQKNKLLKAEIRKNEKLIDDLDAYAHTLAHDLKNSLGLIYTSSDIILEAIEDEDMSLVEEYSKVVQESASKTIKVTNELLKMATAGHEDVETASVDMERVYNAAIKQLAPTIEEYHAELTIKNDWINAEAYAPWLEEVWVNLLSNAMKYGGDPPKIVVGCEDDGNGMVKFWIKDNGDGIPGTQHHKIFRKHTRLQPDKAAGYGLGLSIVKRITEKLGGEVGVESSGQKGAGAVFYFKLPLATQE; encoded by the coding sequence ATGTTTGATTTTTTACCATTAAACAGCATCATTCAATTAATTACAGCAATTGCTGCTATTGGCACCATTGGGTTGTTGTGGAAATTCAGACAAACTTTTGAGGTACGGTTCCTAATTTTTCTGGAGTTATTCGTTGCCATTTGGGCAATTAGTTATGCCCTGGAGTTTTCGACATCCGAATTACAAGAGAAGTTATTTTTCTCGCAACTTTCCTATCTCGGAATTGCTTTTATTCCGGTATGCTTTTTCTTTTTTACTACCTCCTTTAGCCAGAAATTTCATTTGGTAAGTAAACGCAACATTATTCTTACCCTAATAGTTCCTATTGTTACATTGATTCTGGTGTTCTCCAATCCCTTGCATCATTTAATATGGCAAGACTACCGGATTGACAGTTCAACCAACATTCTTCATTACGAACATGGTTTCTGGTTTTGGATTTTTTACGTTTATACCTTTGTTTTAATCGTATACGGAATTTTTAACCTTATTAGCTCCATCTCGCATTTCACCAGCTTTTATCGCAAGCAAATACGCATTTTACTTATTGCTGCATTTATTCCGGTAATAGCCAACCTGATGTATGTTTTTAAACTCAACCCTTTCCCGGGGTTCGACTGGACACCCGTGTCGTTTGTACTTACCGGGTTGGTAATTGCTCTGGGCATATTCAGGTATAAAATTTTCGAACTTATTCCGCTAGCACAAGAAAAATTATTGGATACCATGAACGATGGTGTAATGGTGGTTAATGCCAATGGCATTATTGAAGCGGCTAACCCCGCATTACTCAAAATTTTTCACCTTAATAAAAAGGAAACCATTCATACGCCATTTCAACTTATTTTTCAAAACTATCCGGAAATTCTTAAAATGCCCGATTCTGGCAACGATAAGCATATTGATTTAAAACTAAATGAAGCTAATGAAACCCGGTTTTACCAAATAAAACTCTCCACAATAGTTAACCAGTTGGGACAGCTAAATGGGCATCTTTTTATTTTTAACGATATAACATCGATACGAGCTGCAGAACAAAAGCTAAAACAAAAAAATAAGTTGCTAAAAGCTGAAATTCGAAAAAACGAAAAACTAATTGATGATTTAGATGCGTACGCTCACACTCTTGCCCACGACCTAAAAAACTCACTTGGATTAATTTATACATCAAGCGATATTATTTTGGAAGCCATTGAAGATGAAGACATGAGCCTTGTTGAAGAATACTCGAAGGTGGTGCAGGAATCGGCTTCGAAAACAATAAAGGTTACCAACGAGCTGCTAAAAATGGCTACGGCAGGGCATGAAGATGTTGAAACCGCTTCAGTAGATATGGAACGTGTATATAATGCTGCCATAAAACAACTTGCACCAACAATAGAAGAATACCACGCCGAATTAACGATTAAAAACGATTGGATTAATGCTGAAGCTTATGCCCCCTGGCTTGAAGAAGTATGGGTAAATCTGTTGTCGAATGCGATGAAATATGGAGGTGATCCGCCTAAAATTGTAGTTGGTTGCGAAGATGATGGAAATGGGATGGTAAAATTTTGGATTAAGGACAATGGCGATGGTATACCAGGCACGCAACACCATAAGATTTTCAGGAAACACACGCGCTTGCAACCGGATAAAGCTGCAGGCTATGGTTTAGGCCTTTCCATTGTAAAACGTATTACTGAAAAATTAGGTGGTGAAGTTGGAGTTGAAAGTTCAGGACAAAAAGGCGCTGGTGCTGTGTTTTATTTTAAACTTCCACTAGCCACACAAGAATAG
- a CDS encoding putative quinol monooxygenase: MISIVAKFKVKEGQEEKFVELAKGLIAPSQAEEGCLEYNLHKDLQHELTYTMIEKWKDQQAIDLHNKTVHFTSTVPKIVKIADVEIDLYQPVN, from the coding sequence ATGATATCGATAGTTGCTAAGTTTAAAGTTAAAGAAGGACAGGAAGAAAAATTTGTTGAATTAGCGAAGGGTTTAATTGCTCCTTCACAGGCAGAGGAAGGTTGCCTGGAATATAACCTCCATAAAGATTTGCAACACGAACTAACCTACACCATGATTGAAAAGTGGAAAGACCAACAGGCCATTGACCTCCACAACAAAACAGTTCATTTTACCAGTACGGTACCTAAAATTGTAAAAATTGCAGATGTTGAAATAGATTTATACCAACCGGTAAACTAA
- a CDS encoding histidine phosphatase family protein, whose protein sequence is MKQVVIVRHGKAVPYGYEDDFTRDLRPRGKNDAKRVSQELKKQGILPDQIISSPAKRAIKTARIFAEQLDFDQKKIIEIQDIYDGLTTSEFLELIQKLPSSANTVFFFGHNPGFYYYVCNLLEAFYSDMPTSSTVGINFDVASWQEVEARSGKLAFHLVPRMFK, encoded by the coding sequence ATGAAACAGGTAGTAATTGTTAGGCATGGCAAAGCCGTTCCTTACGGCTACGAAGATGATTTTACACGTGATTTGCGGCCACGCGGAAAAAACGATGCAAAACGGGTTAGCCAGGAATTAAAAAAACAGGGTATTCTTCCGGATCAAATTATTTCGAGCCCTGCCAAAAGGGCAATAAAAACGGCAAGGATATTTGCCGAACAACTGGATTTCGATCAGAAAAAAATTATTGAAATACAAGACATATACGATGGCCTTACCACCAGCGAATTTCTGGAATTAATACAAAAGTTACCATCAAGCGCAAATACCGTATTTTTCTTTGGTCACAATCCAGGTTTTTACTACTATGTTTGCAACCTGCTTGAAGCGTTTTACAGTGATATGCCTACCTCATCAACCGTTGGAATAAACTTTGATGTTGCGAGCTGGCAAGAAGTAGAAGCCCGAAGTGGCAAATTGGCATTTCACCTGGTACCTCGCATGTTTAAATAG
- a CDS encoding acetate--CoA ligase family protein, which translates to MINEKLLQPKSIVVVGASNNISKPGGKVVKNLLDHHFEGDLFAINPNESKVQGIPSFADVAELPEVDLAILAIPAKFCLQTVTDLAEHNNTKAFIIISAGFGETNEAGKILEQQIVEVVEKHQACLIGPNCIGVMTPAHASVFTTPIPELTSKGCDFISGSGATAVFIMESGIPKGLRFANVFSVGNSAQLGVEDVLAYLDETYEEGVSARVKLLYIENINSPDKLLLHASSLIKKGCKIAAIKAGSSSAGSRAASSHTGALTSSDAAVEALFRKAGIVRCYGREELTTVAGVFMCKELVGEKLAIITHAGGPGVMLTDALEDGGLKIPEIADSQEKASLLKKLFPGSSVENPIDFLATGTAEQLGHIIDACENDFEVDGMAVIYGSPGLFPIGDVYDVLSGKMQICKKPIYPILPSVINVKDDVSHFLSHGNVNFPDEVLLGRALTKVMNTPKPLDNAINESGLCADAVQAVIAKTQNGYQPPEVIHKLFDLAGIPRVKEMVATTESEAVLAAMSIGFPVVMKVIGPVHKTEVGGVILNVRNVTQVRKEFHHLFEIENTEGVLIAQMASGNELFLGATYEEKFGHVVLCGMGGIYVEVMKDVASGLAPLTHSEARSMVQSLKSYKILKGFRKQNGINIEKYVDIIVRLSWLLRYATEIKEIDINPLLGNKNEILAVDARIRIEH; encoded by the coding sequence ATGATAAACGAAAAACTGCTTCAACCTAAAAGTATTGTCGTGGTTGGAGCATCAAATAATATTTCAAAACCGGGTGGTAAGGTGGTAAAAAATTTACTCGACCACCATTTTGAAGGCGATTTGTTTGCCATAAATCCAAACGAATCAAAAGTTCAGGGGATTCCATCATTTGCCGATGTGGCCGAACTACCCGAGGTTGATTTGGCTATTTTAGCCATACCTGCCAAATTCTGTTTGCAAACCGTAACTGATTTGGCGGAGCACAACAACACCAAAGCATTTATTATTATTTCTGCTGGTTTTGGCGAAACAAACGAAGCCGGAAAAATACTGGAGCAACAAATTGTTGAAGTAGTTGAAAAGCACCAGGCCTGCCTTATTGGTCCGAATTGTATTGGAGTAATGACACCGGCACATGCCAGCGTGTTTACCACACCTATCCCCGAACTTACTTCTAAAGGTTGCGACTTTATTTCCGGTTCAGGGGCAACAGCTGTTTTTATCATGGAATCCGGTATTCCAAAAGGATTGCGTTTTGCCAATGTTTTTTCGGTTGGTAACAGCGCGCAACTGGGGGTTGAAGATGTTTTGGCTTATCTTGATGAAACGTATGAAGAGGGCGTAAGTGCGCGAGTAAAACTGCTGTATATTGAAAATATTAACAGCCCCGATAAACTTCTTTTACATGCCAGCTCTTTGATAAAAAAGGGCTGCAAAATTGCGGCAATAAAAGCAGGAAGCTCTTCTGCCGGAAGTCGGGCAGCATCGTCGCATACCGGTGCACTTACCAGCTCTGATGCCGCTGTTGAAGCCTTGTTTCGGAAGGCCGGAATTGTGCGCTGTTATGGCCGCGAGGAGCTAACTACCGTTGCTGGTGTATTTATGTGCAAAGAGCTTGTGGGCGAGAAGCTGGCCATAATTACCCATGCCGGAGGTCCGGGGGTAATGCTAACCGATGCCCTGGAAGATGGTGGATTGAAAATTCCTGAAATTGCAGATTCTCAGGAAAAAGCTTCGTTGCTTAAAAAGCTATTCCCGGGGTCATCTGTTGAAAATCCGATAGATTTTCTGGCAACAGGTACAGCCGAGCAGCTTGGACATATAATCGATGCCTGCGAAAATGATTTTGAAGTAGATGGGATGGCCGTAATTTATGGCAGCCCAGGTTTGTTCCCCATCGGAGATGTTTATGATGTTCTTTCAGGAAAGATGCAAATATGTAAGAAGCCTATTTACCCCATACTGCCCAGTGTGATTAATGTGAAGGATGATGTGTCCCACTTTTTATCACACGGTAATGTTAACTTTCCGGATGAAGTGTTACTGGGACGCGCTTTAACAAAGGTAATGAACACGCCAAAGCCGTTGGATAATGCAATTAATGAATCAGGACTGTGTGCCGATGCCGTTCAGGCCGTAATTGCTAAAACTCAAAATGGATATCAACCCCCCGAGGTAATTCATAAATTATTCGATTTGGCCGGAATTCCGCGTGTGAAAGAGATGGTGGCAACTACCGAATCAGAAGCCGTTTTGGCTGCCATGAGCATTGGGTTTCCGGTGGTAATGAAAGTGATTGGGCCGGTGCATAAAACAGAAGTAGGCGGGGTGATTCTTAATGTGCGCAATGTTACCCAGGTGCGTAAGGAATTCCATCACTTGTTTGAGATTGAAAATACCGAAGGAGTACTGATTGCCCAAATGGCTTCAGGAAATGAGCTTTTTTTAGGGGCAACATACGAGGAAAAATTTGGACATGTTGTACTTTGTGGCATGGGGGGGATTTATGTGGAAGTAATGAAAGATGTGGCTTCAGGGCTGGCACCATTAACGCACAGCGAAGCTCGCTCAATGGTGCAGAGCCTTAAATCCTATAAAATTCTTAAAGGTTTCAGAAAACAAAACGGGATAAATATTGAAAAATATGTAGATATTATAGTCCGTTTGTCGTGGCTTTTGCGCTATGCCACTGAGATAAAAGAAATTGATATTAACCCGTTGCTTGGCAACAAAAACGAAATACTGGCGGTTGATGCGCGTATCCGGATAGAACATTAA